The following proteins are encoded in a genomic region of Rhizobium sp. NLR16a:
- a CDS encoding P-loop NTPase fold protein: protein MWADNETERDFLNFSGVADTVAEIIVQARGRPISIGVSGSWGIGKSSMIKLTQASLANRERKEGEKDFVFVEFNAWLYQGYDDARAALMDVIATKLEQEARARERGVDKAKALIKRVNWLRAMKLAAGSAIAVSMGLPPTGLIGEVWGLGQRFLGGSVDQKLIEDAKSKAGEVASAASGLLNPTEETSPPKEIQALRDNFEETLEELGVTLVVLIDDLDRCLPETTISTLEAIRLFLFLKNTAFVIAADNDMIKHAVRKHFEGVPDDLLVTSYFDKLIQVPIRVPPLGTQEVRAYMMLLYIENSDLKDDVKEKLRVGIIDQLRKTWQGARVDKAYVTGLHENIPADLIGRFDTAERLAPIMTTASGIVGNPRLIKRFLNALSIRMAISNAQGVGVDEAVLAKLLLFERLGSPLAYAELLKAVSQDDDGKPRFLKDWEEAATEGKDLSLAAPWDAPFSREWLALPPPLHDAKLLGALYVSREHAPLITPGDRLTTEAAEILTAMLTHPEMAAALVDKLARVSRVETSIIMDRLLDRAHQEQEWGVPAILEACLAVAKADPQQGLRLAAFLNDRPPAQITPGIVPKIGDQPWADGVFEKWKRTGVPLVVKRAIEKAEQ from the coding sequence ATGTGGGCAGATAATGAGACTGAAAGAGACTTCCTTAATTTTTCGGGAGTGGCCGACACCGTAGCGGAAATCATCGTCCAGGCGCGGGGGCGCCCAATTTCAATCGGTGTCTCGGGATCATGGGGCATTGGAAAATCCTCCATGATAAAACTGACCCAAGCATCCCTCGCTAACCGAGAGAGGAAAGAAGGCGAGAAGGACTTCGTCTTCGTCGAATTCAATGCTTGGCTTTACCAAGGTTATGACGACGCTCGCGCCGCATTGATGGACGTCATCGCGACGAAGCTAGAGCAGGAAGCAAGAGCGCGCGAAAGAGGAGTAGACAAGGCCAAGGCGCTCATCAAACGCGTGAACTGGCTGCGTGCAATGAAGCTCGCTGCCGGCTCGGCGATAGCGGTGTCGATGGGACTGCCTCCAACTGGGCTCATCGGCGAAGTGTGGGGGCTGGGGCAGCGGTTTCTAGGTGGTTCCGTCGACCAAAAACTAATCGAAGACGCCAAATCGAAAGCGGGTGAGGTGGCAAGTGCTGCCTCCGGGCTTCTCAATCCGACAGAGGAAACCTCACCTCCTAAGGAAATCCAAGCCCTCAGGGATAATTTCGAGGAGACCCTTGAGGAGCTTGGGGTAACTCTTGTCGTGTTGATCGACGACCTTGACCGTTGCCTCCCCGAGACGACGATCTCGACCCTTGAGGCCATACGGCTGTTCCTGTTTCTGAAAAATACGGCATTCGTCATCGCGGCCGACAACGACATGATCAAACACGCCGTCCGCAAGCATTTCGAAGGCGTTCCCGACGATCTACTTGTAACGAGCTACTTCGACAAATTGATCCAGGTGCCTATCCGCGTTCCTCCCTTGGGAACGCAGGAAGTCCGCGCGTACATGATGTTGCTCTACATCGAAAACAGCGACTTGAAGGACGACGTAAAGGAAAAGCTGCGGGTTGGAATAATCGATCAGTTGCGAAAGACGTGGCAGGGCGCGCGCGTCGATAAGGCATATGTAACGGGACTCCACGAGAACATACCGGCAGATCTTATCGGACGTTTTGATACGGCTGAAAGGCTTGCGCCTATCATGACGACTGCCTCGGGCATCGTCGGTAATCCCCGACTGATCAAGCGTTTCCTGAATGCACTTTCTATCCGCATGGCGATCTCCAATGCTCAGGGCGTCGGCGTGGATGAGGCGGTCCTCGCCAAGCTTCTCCTGTTCGAACGTCTCGGTAGCCCGTTGGCTTACGCCGAACTATTGAAGGCCGTTAGCCAAGACGATGACGGCAAACCCAGATTCCTGAAGGATTGGGAAGAAGCGGCCACAGAAGGAAAAGACCTAAGCCTTGCCGCGCCCTGGGATGCTCCTTTCTCGAGGGAATGGCTGGCTTTGCCTCCGCCGCTACACGATGCGAAGTTGTTGGGCGCTTTGTATGTCAGCCGCGAGCACGCGCCGCTCATAACGCCCGGTGACAGATTAACCACCGAAGCGGCCGAAATATTGACCGCAATGCTCACCCACCCTGAGATGGCTGCGGCCTTGGTCGACAAATTGGCACGCGTGTCGCGCGTAGAAACCTCGATCATTATGGATCGTCTCCTGGACCGTGCTCATCAAGAACAAGAATGGGGAGTTCCAGCTATCCTGGAAGCCTGCCTAGCGGTTGCGAAAGCCGATCCTCAGCAAGGACTACGATTGGCGGCATTTTTGAACGATCGTCCACCGGCGCAGATTACCCCGGGGATCGTTCCGAAAATCGGAGACCAGCCTTGGGCGGACGGCGTTTTCGAGAAATGGAAGCGCACGGGTGTGCCGCTGGTGGTCAAAAGAGCGATTGAGAAGGCCGAACAATAA
- the qatB gene encoding Qat anti-phage system associated protein QatB has product MRRSLGNYVRNGYGGSRTTTSRFGGTVATASALGGILETMGQQPAGSALDPALLAGRTANEVMDAVVEAVRPVDGTQDAEAERTAIKDSLSDLLVKYPDADLAALTPEQREFAIERFTAMDVARRFELDVGKTIIEKAPTATMALSRLKQVRDYIKQTVAASFRKLRAAGKSVNSNRIAAVVRDALRDTFQVFEGYAE; this is encoded by the coding sequence ATGCGCCGCAGCTTGGGTAACTACGTGCGTAACGGCTACGGCGGATCGAGGACGACGACCAGCAGATTTGGTGGAACCGTTGCCACCGCCAGTGCACTCGGCGGTATCCTCGAAACTATGGGGCAACAGCCCGCAGGCAGTGCGCTGGATCCGGCGCTTCTTGCGGGCCGCACCGCGAACGAGGTGATGGATGCTGTCGTCGAAGCGGTTCGACCCGTCGATGGCACTCAGGACGCCGAGGCCGAACGAACCGCCATCAAGGACTCGCTTTCGGATCTCTTGGTGAAGTACCCTGATGCCGATTTGGCTGCCCTGACACCGGAACAGCGTGAATTCGCCATCGAGCGTTTCACCGCAATGGATGTTGCTCGTCGGTTCGAACTCGATGTCGGAAAAACAATCATCGAGAAAGCGCCCACCGCCACAATGGCTCTTAGTCGCCTAAAACAGGTGCGTGACTACATCAAACAGACCGTAGCTGCTTCCTTTCGCAAACTCAGAGCGGCGGGCAAGAGCGTAAACTCGAACCGTATCGCCGCGGTGGTTAGAGATGCACTACGGGATACCTTTCAGGTTTTCGAGGGATACGCAGAATGA
- the qatC gene encoding Qat anti-phage system QueC-like protein QatC — translation MRLVCGPGSFELPLEEGDLRVVLYGQPRIPSEASAGEAVKAELRRKGLNPHRRAWDLLSIALSIITADLSVLRDDSADGWTREIELDVAVSDPAFWNTMSDEFRQALAFLTTDRWKLRFHDGGVLPAPPRKISVLKEDCVVLLSGGLDSLVGAIDLTRDGLKPVAVSQNVRGDGLKQRDFAQEIGLTKHLQLNHVATSPTAQETSQRARSLIFLTFGVVVATSLEKYAKGNTAPLYVCENGFIAINPPLTGSRLGSLSTRTAHPVFLTRFQKILDAASLNVKIENPYAQKTKGEMLIECKDQIFLQTEAAHSTSCGRFQRFNYRHCGRCVPCQVRRAAFVAWDTKRDTTDYVYEPLGKDDEDHASFDDVRSVAIALASVKADGLDRWLGDTLSPPDIGDRNGVRGMLYRGLNELGELHRLYGVK, via the coding sequence ATGAGGCTCGTTTGTGGACCTGGATCGTTCGAGCTTCCATTGGAAGAAGGCGATCTGCGTGTTGTCCTGTATGGTCAGCCACGCATCCCCTCGGAGGCAAGTGCGGGTGAAGCCGTCAAGGCAGAGCTTCGGCGAAAGGGACTGAACCCCCATCGACGGGCATGGGATCTGCTTTCGATCGCACTTTCAATCATCACCGCCGACCTTTCGGTACTGCGAGATGACAGCGCCGATGGCTGGACTAGAGAGATTGAACTCGACGTCGCCGTTTCCGACCCAGCTTTCTGGAATACGATGTCCGACGAATTTCGGCAGGCGCTCGCGTTCCTGACAACGGACCGCTGGAAGCTTCGGTTTCATGACGGCGGCGTTTTACCCGCTCCGCCAAGGAAGATTTCGGTACTGAAAGAAGACTGCGTCGTCTTGTTATCCGGCGGACTGGACAGTCTCGTTGGCGCTATCGATCTGACTCGTGATGGATTGAAGCCGGTGGCAGTCAGCCAGAACGTTCGAGGGGACGGTCTGAAGCAACGGGATTTCGCACAGGAAATTGGTCTGACGAAGCACCTGCAGCTCAATCACGTTGCGACTTCCCCCACCGCGCAGGAAACGTCACAGCGAGCGCGCTCTCTGATCTTTTTGACCTTTGGCGTGGTGGTAGCTACATCGCTGGAGAAATACGCAAAAGGCAACACAGCTCCGCTCTACGTTTGCGAAAATGGGTTCATTGCGATCAATCCGCCGCTCACCGGTTCCCGGCTTGGAAGCCTGAGCACACGCACGGCGCACCCTGTCTTCCTAACGCGGTTCCAGAAGATCCTCGATGCCGCAAGCCTCAACGTGAAGATCGAAAATCCCTATGCCCAAAAAACGAAGGGCGAAATGCTTATCGAATGCAAGGACCAGATTTTCCTTCAGACCGAGGCCGCGCATTCGACCAGCTGTGGGCGCTTTCAGCGGTTCAATTACCGGCACTGCGGTCGCTGCGTTCCCTGTCAAGTGAGACGGGCAGCATTCGTCGCATGGGACACGAAGCGCGATACGACGGACTACGTCTACGAGCCTTTGGGAAAGGATGATGAAGACCACGCGTCGTTCGATGATGTTCGTTCCGTTGCCATAGCGTTGGCTTCGGTGAAAGCTGACGGCCTCGATCGGTGGCTTGGCGACACCTTGTCGCCTCCGGATATTGGTGATCGTAACGGTGTCCGCGGCATGCTATATCGAGGGTTAAACGAACTTGGTGAGCTGCATCGACTATATGGTGTTAAGTGA
- the qatD gene encoding Qat anti-phage system TatD family nuclease QatD: MIDFHCHLDLYPDPVAITQSCVNRNIYVLSVTNTPSAWEGTLALSHKAKRIRTALGLHPQIAHERHGELPLFERLLPSATYVGEIGLDGSPELRPHWETQKRVFHRILDLCDQAGGRVMTIHSRRAATQVLDALEAHKGAGTPILHWFSGTKRELDRAVSMGCWFSVGPGMIYGQKGRDIVKMIPRDRLLTESDGPFTQIEGRSVLPWELDRVLDAIAELWSEDALAVEGRVAENLRQLGYGRAEN, from the coding sequence GTGATTGACTTCCATTGCCATCTTGATCTGTACCCGGATCCTGTTGCGATCACGCAGTCCTGCGTGAACCGGAATATCTATGTTCTCTCTGTCACTAACACGCCCTCGGCTTGGGAAGGCACGCTCGCTCTTTCACATAAGGCAAAGCGGATCAGAACGGCGCTTGGGCTGCATCCGCAGATTGCACATGAACGCCATGGCGAACTTCCCTTATTTGAAAGACTCCTGCCATCAGCCACATACGTAGGGGAGATCGGGTTAGACGGCTCACCCGAGTTGCGACCCCATTGGGAAACGCAAAAGCGGGTGTTTCATCGCATTTTAGATCTATGCGACCAGGCGGGCGGTCGTGTAATGACTATTCATAGTCGGCGGGCGGCCACGCAGGTATTGGATGCACTCGAAGCGCACAAAGGCGCAGGAACACCAATCCTTCATTGGTTTTCGGGGACAAAGCGAGAGTTGGATCGCGCCGTCTCCATGGGCTGTTGGTTCAGCGTGGGACCAGGGATGATCTATGGTCAGAAGGGCCGGGATATCGTCAAAATGATCCCCCGTGATCGCCTGTTAACCGAATCTGACGGACCATTCACACAAATCGAGGGCAGGTCTGTTCTACCATGGGAGCTCGACCGCGTATTGGACGCGATCGCAGAACTGTGGTCGGAAGATGCGCTTGCGGTCGAAGGGCGGGTGGCGGAGAACTTACGACAATTGGGCTATGGTCGAGCCGAAAACTAA
- a CDS encoding RbsD/FucU domain-containing protein — protein sequence MLKGIDLVINAELIHALMLMGHGDQLVLCDINHPAQTIARHTTYGRLIDLSGCGLERAAEAILKLFPLDTFVDAPVKRMQVVGDPEKQMPIFSAMQTVVDRAEVRPIRMDALERFAFYEAAQNSFAIVRTSDPGPYGCFIFSKGVI from the coding sequence GTGCTAAAAGGAATCGATCTGGTCATCAACGCTGAACTGATCCATGCGTTGATGCTGATGGGGCACGGGGACCAGCTGGTCTTGTGCGATATCAACCATCCCGCCCAGACCATCGCCCGGCACACCACCTACGGCCGCCTCATTGACCTCTCCGGCTGTGGTCTTGAGCGTGCAGCGGAAGCGATCCTAAAGCTGTTTCCGCTCGACACATTCGTCGACGCCCCCGTGAAACGGATGCAGGTTGTGGGCGACCCGGAAAAGCAGATGCCAATCTTTTCCGCGATGCAGACGGTTGTCGATCGCGCGGAAGTGCGGCCGATCAGGATGGACGCATTGGAACGCTTCGCATTCTACGAGGCGGCACAAAACTCGTTCGCAATTGTCAGAACCTCAGATCCTGGTCCGTACGGATGCTTTATTTTCAGCAAAGGTGTCATTTAG
- the ugpC gene encoding sn-glycerol-3-phosphate ABC transporter ATP-binding protein UgpC, producing MASMDIVNVGKAYGSLTVVHGVSVEIPDGEFVVLVGPSGCGKSTLLRMVAGLEPITFGDIRIDGQVVNDLPPKDRDIAMVFQSYALYPHKTVAENMGFALKMRGEAKADIDGRVRKAAEILDLVPYLARYPRQLSGGQRQRVAMGRAIVRDPKVFLFDEPLSNLDAKLRVQMRAEIKELQRRLATTMIYVTHDQVEAMTMADRIVVLRDGRVEQIGSPLELYDKPANTFVADFIGSPSMNLLKGHIRTSGAPLFETDDGVRLPLVRAPEGSDGRPAFYGIRPEHFALGGEVTANITVVETTGSETQVFAQIGNQKVIGVFRDRVEDRSGQPMAMTPNPASANLFDLKTGLRLD from the coding sequence TTGGCATCCATGGATATCGTCAACGTCGGCAAAGCCTACGGAAGCCTGACCGTAGTCCATGGGGTTTCGGTGGAAATACCCGATGGCGAGTTCGTGGTTCTGGTTGGTCCTTCGGGCTGCGGCAAATCCACACTTCTGCGCATGGTCGCGGGGCTGGAGCCGATCACATTCGGCGATATCCGCATCGACGGCCAGGTAGTGAACGATCTGCCGCCAAAAGATCGCGACATTGCGATGGTGTTCCAGAGCTACGCTCTCTATCCCCACAAGACCGTCGCCGAGAACATGGGCTTCGCACTGAAAATGCGCGGAGAGGCCAAGGCGGATATCGACGGCCGTGTGAGAAAAGCGGCCGAGATTCTTGATCTGGTTCCCTATCTCGCACGCTATCCGCGTCAACTCTCCGGGGGGCAGAGACAACGTGTCGCCATGGGACGGGCGATCGTGCGCGATCCAAAGGTTTTTCTGTTCGACGAACCGCTTTCCAATCTGGATGCGAAACTGCGGGTGCAGATGCGCGCGGAGATCAAGGAATTGCAGCGGCGGCTTGCGACCACGATGATCTATGTCACCCATGACCAGGTCGAGGCGATGACGATGGCGGATCGCATCGTGGTGCTGCGGGACGGACGCGTCGAGCAGATCGGTTCACCGCTCGAACTTTATGACAAGCCGGCCAATACTTTCGTTGCCGATTTCATAGGCTCGCCGTCGATGAACCTGCTGAAAGGCCACATCCGGACGTCCGGGGCACCCCTTTTCGAAACCGACGACGGCGTCCGCCTGCCGCTTGTTCGCGCACCGGAAGGCTCCGATGGCCGGCCCGCCTTCTACGGCATCCGGCCGGAGCATTTCGCGCTTGGCGGCGAAGTGACGGCCAACATCACTGTCGTGGAAACGACGGGATCGGAGACGCAGGTCTTTGCCCAGATCGGCAACCAGAAGGTTATCGGGGTCTTTCGCGACCGGGTGGAGGACCGATCCGGCCAGCCGATGGCAATGACGCCAAACCCGGCATCCGCGAATCTTTTCGATCTGAAAACCGGATTGCGGCTCGATTGA
- a CDS encoding sugar ABC transporter substrate-binding protein: MKVSDFERMMAIGLSRRAILKTGASLGALAAAGTILGAVGSASAQDASLRSKILQIPGIGKGSPTDADWQKVGELCLGATKSSVKQGEFAGVELSFMGLNNQNLHNVIFRGFLKSWEDYTGAKISWIDLAQADYNPRLQQAIATGTVDFDILEMGAPFEGDVCGKGLASEMPDWVKAQIDMDDYVDYLKAPVGTWNGKTYRISVDGDCHNFNYRADYFTDANLAKAWKDEGHKGEWGVPKTWQKVQEVTKFLKGKTIGGMEAIGYLDAPKAWGGFGFYFLGSRATAYAKHPDDKAWLFDVDTMKPRINNPAWVRAIQDVIDALPSESGDQLNADPGTTAFQQFLAGTGSMVSWWGDVGSGARTSDTSVIGDTVAFDILPGSDDVYNSKTGHWDELPSGPNHAPNMAYLGWGVYVMARVDSDEKKKKAAWSAAAHLGGKDLALWMAAYPSGFQCYRKSQFDTKEWVEAGYDEAFISNYLASQSNSYNHPNAAIEPRIPGIFQYYSVAEDELAKVFAGQMTAQEGADAIAVAWEKITDQLGRDKQIALYNASLGV; this comes from the coding sequence ATGAAAGTCAGTGATTTCGAGAGAATGATGGCGATCGGCCTGAGCCGCCGCGCCATTTTGAAGACCGGCGCTAGTCTGGGGGCTCTTGCCGCCGCCGGCACCATTCTCGGTGCTGTCGGCAGCGCCAGCGCGCAGGACGCGTCCTTGCGCAGCAAGATCCTGCAGATTCCCGGCATCGGCAAGGGGTCGCCGACTGATGCGGATTGGCAAAAGGTCGGGGAACTGTGCCTCGGCGCGACCAAGAGCAGCGTGAAGCAGGGTGAATTCGCTGGCGTCGAACTGTCTTTCATGGGGCTCAACAACCAGAATCTTCACAATGTGATCTTCCGCGGCTTCCTGAAATCCTGGGAAGATTATACCGGTGCGAAAATCTCTTGGATCGACCTGGCGCAGGCAGACTATAATCCGCGTCTCCAGCAGGCCATCGCCACCGGAACAGTGGATTTCGACATCCTCGAGATGGGGGCGCCTTTCGAAGGCGATGTCTGCGGCAAGGGGCTCGCATCCGAGATGCCGGACTGGGTCAAGGCCCAGATCGACATGGACGACTATGTCGACTATCTCAAGGCGCCGGTCGGAACCTGGAACGGCAAGACGTATCGCATCTCGGTCGATGGCGATTGCCACAACTTCAACTACCGCGCCGACTACTTTACCGATGCCAATCTGGCAAAGGCCTGGAAGGACGAGGGGCATAAGGGCGAGTGGGGCGTGCCCAAGACTTGGCAGAAGGTTCAGGAAGTCACCAAATTCCTCAAGGGCAAGACCATTGGCGGCATGGAAGCGATCGGCTACCTCGATGCGCCGAAAGCCTGGGGTGGGTTCGGCTTCTACTTCCTCGGCAGCCGCGCCACCGCCTATGCCAAGCATCCGGACGACAAGGCCTGGCTCTTCGACGTTGATACGATGAAGCCGCGGATCAACAACCCGGCCTGGGTCCGGGCCATTCAGGACGTGATCGACGCGTTGCCGTCGGAGTCTGGCGATCAGCTCAATGCTGACCCTGGCACCACCGCCTTCCAGCAGTTCCTGGCTGGTACCGGATCCATGGTTTCCTGGTGGGGCGATGTCGGCTCGGGCGCGCGCACCAGCGACACGTCGGTGATCGGCGACACTGTCGCCTTCGATATCCTGCCTGGTTCGGATGACGTCTACAATTCGAAGACCGGTCACTGGGACGAGCTGCCGAGCGGTCCGAATCACGCACCGAATATGGCCTACCTCGGATGGGGTGTCTACGTCATGGCCCGGGTCGACAGCGACGAAAAAAAGAAGAAGGCAGCCTGGAGCGCGGCGGCCCATCTCGGCGGTAAGGACCTGGCTCTGTGGATGGCGGCATATCCGTCCGGCTTCCAGTGCTATCGCAAGAGCCAGTTCGACACCAAGGAATGGGTCGAGGCTGGCTACGACGAGGCCTTCATCTCGAACTACCTCGCCTCGCAGTCGAACTCGTACAACCACCCCAATGCTGCCATCGAGCCGCGCATCCCCGGCATCTTCCAGTATTACAGCGTCGCGGAAGACGAGTTGGCCAAGGTGTTCGCCGGCCAGATGACAGCCCAGGAGGGGGCGGATGCGATTGCCGTTGCCTGGGAGAAGATCACCGATCAGCTGGGCCGCGACAAGCAGATAGCCCTCTACAATGCATCGCTCGGCGTCTGA
- a CDS encoding sugar ABC transporter permease, whose protein sequence is MSHSMTLVTNEPFAARRAAPAGKHVLLGKALLAIATITFLVVLALQSFDAMGVTALGFESWRPLLYVYLIWAVVFGVSQVMIRGEAGERAAFVLPAVLFTVAMVIFPTIFGLYIAFTDWNLSAVEGRRFNGLDNLRTLLADAYFWNALLNMVYYVLAVLVQYAIAFSLALLLNAEIKARKFFRVAFLLPLMLSPVAVSWMIGKSLMEYRFGPAATLARYLGWDNPAFFSTPWLARLSIMAMDAWVSIPFMMVLLLAGLQALPAEIKEAARVDGATGWQSFKEITFPLMLPVSMTALILRIIFELKLADIVINVTAGGPGGATDTVSSFIFREYRDRSNVGYGTMLAEVYLVIIIIFVALILKGASRWMQRTN, encoded by the coding sequence ATGTCTCACTCAATGACGCTGGTTACAAACGAACCGTTCGCAGCGCGCCGTGCTGCTCCCGCCGGAAAGCATGTCCTGCTCGGCAAGGCTCTGCTGGCGATCGCGACCATCACCTTCCTAGTGGTCCTGGCGCTTCAGTCGTTCGATGCCATGGGCGTCACCGCGTTGGGCTTTGAGAGCTGGCGCCCTCTGCTCTACGTCTATCTTATCTGGGCGGTGGTCTTCGGCGTATCCCAGGTGATGATCCGCGGTGAGGCGGGCGAGCGCGCGGCCTTCGTCCTCCCGGCCGTTCTTTTTACCGTCGCCATGGTGATCTTTCCGACCATTTTCGGCCTCTACATCGCGTTTACCGATTGGAACCTCAGTGCGGTCGAGGGACGACGCTTCAACGGTCTCGACAATCTGCGCACGCTTCTGGCGGATGCCTATTTCTGGAATGCGCTTTTGAACATGGTCTACTATGTTCTGGCGGTTCTCGTTCAATATGCGATCGCCTTCAGCCTGGCTCTTCTGCTCAACGCAGAGATCAAGGCACGCAAGTTCTTCCGTGTCGCTTTTCTGTTGCCGTTGATGCTGAGTCCGGTCGCCGTCAGCTGGATGATCGGCAAGTCGCTGATGGAGTACCGTTTCGGTCCCGCGGCGACGCTGGCGCGCTATCTGGGCTGGGACAATCCCGCCTTCTTCTCCACCCCCTGGCTGGCGCGATTGTCGATCATGGCCATGGATGCGTGGGTCTCCATTCCCTTCATGATGGTTCTGCTGCTGGCCGGCCTGCAGGCATTGCCTGCAGAAATCAAGGAGGCGGCACGGGTCGATGGCGCCACCGGTTGGCAATCGTTCAAGGAGATCACCTTCCCCCTGATGCTGCCGGTGAGCATGACCGCCTTGATCCTGCGCATCATATTCGAGCTGAAACTCGCCGATATCGTCATTAATGTGACGGCAGGCGGCCCGGGCGGCGCGACGGACACGGTTTCGAGTTTCATCTTTCGGGAATACCGGGACCGTTCCAATGTCGGCTACGGCACCATGCTCGCCGAAGTCTATCTCGTCATCATCATCATTTTCGTCGCGCTTATCCTGAAAGGGGCAAGCCGATGGATGCAAAGAACAAACTGA